One Rhodoferax ferrireducens T118 DNA segment encodes these proteins:
- a CDS encoding FAD-dependent oxidoreductase — MQATNLGNPAYFHKVVDCQWACPAHTPVPEYIRLIGQGRYTDAYMINWVSNVFPGILGRTCDRPCEPACRRGRVEENNGEKPEPVAICRLKRVAADNKDSVLARMPQVAPSNGKRIACVGAGPASLTVARDLVPLGYEVTVFEGEAKAGGFMRTQIPHFRLPESVIDEETGYILDLGVKFKNNQRVDSMKELMTQGYDAVFVGCGAPRGRVLDLPGHKQAEAGIHIGIDWLASVSFGHVTSVGPRVIVLGGGNTAMDCCRSARRLGGSDVKVIVRSGFEEMKASPWEKEDAQHEGIPIINFHVPKSFNHKDGKLTGMTFEVVSAVYDDKGRRTLVPTGEPDVVFECDTVLVAVGQENAFPWIERDTGIEFDKWGLPVLGKDTFQSSVPRVFFGGDAAYGPKNIITAVAHGHEAAVSIDRFLNGEAVEVRPAPRTNLMSQKMGIHEWSYHNDVSVDKRFVVPWAKAEVALASIRVEVELGFDAATAFKEASRCLNCDVQTVFNRDTCIECDACVDICPMDCITFTSNGEEADLRTRLKAPAHHTAQDLYVSSELKTGRVMVKDEDVCLHCGLCAERCPTGAWDMQKFLLNTTQAGPGCRDSRKVQTEAA, encoded by the coding sequence TTGCAAGCTACCAACCTGGGCAATCCGGCTTATTTTCACAAAGTCGTTGATTGTCAATGGGCCTGCCCGGCCCACACCCCCGTTCCTGAATATATTCGTCTGATTGGTCAAGGGCGTTACACCGACGCCTACATGATCAACTGGGTGTCCAACGTATTTCCAGGCATTCTCGGTCGCACCTGCGACCGTCCCTGTGAGCCCGCCTGTCGTCGCGGACGCGTCGAGGAAAACAATGGCGAGAAGCCCGAGCCGGTGGCGATTTGTCGCCTCAAACGCGTGGCCGCCGATAACAAGGACTCTGTCTTGGCGCGTATGCCGCAGGTGGCGCCGTCCAATGGCAAGCGCATCGCCTGTGTTGGTGCCGGGCCAGCGTCATTGACGGTGGCACGTGACCTGGTACCTTTGGGTTACGAAGTGACCGTGTTTGAAGGCGAAGCCAAGGCCGGCGGCTTTATGCGCACCCAGATTCCGCATTTCAGGCTACCCGAATCGGTCATTGATGAAGAGACAGGATACATCCTCGATCTGGGGGTGAAGTTCAAGAACAATCAACGCGTTGACTCGATGAAAGAGTTGATGACGCAGGGCTACGACGCTGTGTTTGTTGGCTGTGGCGCTCCTCGGGGACGTGTGCTGGATTTGCCCGGGCATAAACAAGCCGAGGCCGGTATTCACATTGGCATTGACTGGCTGGCGTCCGTCTCCTTTGGCCACGTCACCAGCGTCGGACCGCGTGTCATTGTGCTGGGTGGCGGCAACACAGCGATGGACTGCTGCCGCTCCGCTCGGCGCCTGGGTGGCTCCGATGTCAAAGTGATCGTGCGCAGCGGCTTCGAAGAGATGAAGGCCTCGCCCTGGGAGAAGGAAGACGCGCAACACGAAGGCATTCCAATCATTAACTTTCATGTCCCGAAGAGTTTCAACCATAAGGACGGCAAGCTCACGGGCATGACCTTTGAGGTGGTGAGCGCGGTGTATGACGACAAGGGTCGGCGTACCTTGGTGCCCACGGGCGAGCCCGATGTGGTTTTTGAGTGCGACACCGTGCTGGTGGCCGTCGGTCAGGAAAACGCTTTTCCCTGGATTGAGCGTGACACTGGCATTGAGTTTGACAAGTGGGGCTTGCCGGTGCTGGGTAAAGATACTTTTCAATCGTCTGTTCCCCGGGTGTTCTTTGGCGGCGACGCCGCGTATGGACCCAAAAACATCATTACGGCCGTGGCGCATGGTCATGAGGCCGCGGTGTCGATTGACCGGTTTCTCAATGGCGAAGCGGTGGAGGTTCGCCCGGCACCACGCACTAACCTGATGTCCCAGAAGATGGGTATTCACGAGTGGAGCTACCACAACGATGTATCGGTCGACAAGCGCTTTGTAGTGCCCTGGGCCAAGGCCGAGGTGGCATTGGCGAGCATCCGCGTCGAAGTGGAACTGGGTTTTGATGCCGCCACCGCCTTCAAGGAAGCCAGCCGCTGCCTGAACTGTGACGTGCAGACCGTGTTCAACCGTGACACCTGCATCGAGTGCGACGCCTGTGTCGATATCTGTCCGATGGATTGCATCACCTTCACCAGCAATGGTGAAGAGGCCGATTTGCGCACCCGGCTGAAAGCCCCGGCGCACCACACGGCGCAAGACCTGTATGTTTCGAGCGAACTCAAGACCGGGCGTGTCATGGTCAAGGATGAAGACGTGTGCTTGCACTGCGGTTTGTGTGCCGAGCGTTGCCCGACGGGCGCTTGGGATATGCAGAAATTCTTGCTGAACACGACCCAGGCTGGGCCCGGGTGTCGTGACAGCCGCAAAGTTCAAACGGAGGCCGCATGA
- a CDS encoding VOC family protein, which yields MSSGSFRPASDRPFKVLGVQQIAIGGSDKTRLQKLWIDMLGLELTGTFRSERENVDEDICAMGSGPFKVEVDLMQPVDPDKKPAVHSTPLNHVGLWIDDLPLAVQWLTANGVRFAPGGIRKGAAGFDICFLHPKSNDEFPISGEGVLIELVQAPAEVVVAFGKLSAGAA from the coding sequence ATGAGTAGCGGCTCTTTTCGACCAGCTTCGGACCGGCCTTTCAAAGTGCTGGGCGTCCAGCAGATTGCGATTGGAGGCAGCGACAAAACCCGGCTGCAAAAGCTCTGGATCGACATGCTGGGCCTGGAACTGACGGGCACTTTCAGGAGCGAGCGTGAAAACGTGGATGAAGACATATGCGCCATGGGCAGCGGTCCGTTCAAGGTCGAAGTCGACCTGATGCAGCCGGTGGACCCTGACAAGAAGCCTGCCGTGCACAGCACGCCGCTCAACCACGTCGGGCTCTGGATCGACGACCTGCCATTGGCCGTGCAATGGCTCACGGCCAATGGCGTGCGTTTTGCGCCGGGTGGCATTCGCAAGGGTGCGGCTGGTTTTGATATCTGTTTTTTGCACCCCAAATCGAATGACGAATTTCCGATCAGTGGCGAGGGGGTTTTGATTGAGTTGGTGCAGGCCCCGGCGGAGGTTGTTGTTGCGTTCGGCAAGCTGTCGGCAGGGGCGGCCTGA
- a CDS encoding acetyl-CoA carboxylase biotin carboxylase subunit, translated as MFTKILIANRGEIACRVIKTAQKMGIKTVAVYSDADKDARHVLLADEAVNIGPAPSRDSYLQADKIIAACKQTGAQALHPGYGFLSENAAFAKKVEEEGIVFIGPKHYSMAAMGDKIESKKLAGAAGVNCIPGVNSAIETAEKAVEIAQGIGYPVMIKASAGGGGKGLRVAYNDKEAFEGYTSCRNEARSSFGDDRVFVEKFVEEPRHIEIQLIGDSFGNVVYLNERECSLQRRHQKVLEEAPSSFISEATRKAMGEQAVALAKAVNYQSAGTVEFVVGKDQSFYFLEMNTRLQVEHPVTECITGLDLVELMIRVAAGEKLPLGQADVKRDGWAIECRINAEDPFRNFLPSTGRLVRFQPPMETMFAADTDHWYGVRVDTGVQDGGEIPMYYDSMIAKLIVHGKDRLDAIAKMREALNGFVIRGVSSSIPFQAALLAHPKVVAGDFNTGFIAENYSKGFRAEDVPHDDADLLIALAAFVNRMYRNRATFISGQMEGHEVEVGEDFVVVTLGQQGASRPTPVVVTEFEGKTGCGLVRVGASSYKICSHYHLGQVRVEGTCNGEPFTAQVERGSLAGKNPLAIRVSHNGTQIDTLVLSKRAAELYALMPYKAPPDMSRYVLSPMPGLLVDVAVQAGQKVLAGERVAVIEAMKMENVLFAVADGVVAKVLAAKGESLTVDQPIVEFA; from the coding sequence ATGTTTACAAAAATACTGATCGCCAACCGCGGCGAGATCGCTTGCCGGGTCATCAAGACCGCCCAAAAAATGGGTATCAAAACGGTGGCGGTGTATTCCGATGCCGACAAGGACGCACGCCATGTGTTGTTGGCCGACGAGGCTGTCAACATTGGCCCGGCGCCGAGCCGCGACAGCTATTTACAAGCCGACAAGATCATCGCCGCCTGCAAACAGACCGGCGCCCAGGCCTTGCACCCCGGCTATGGTTTTTTGAGCGAGAACGCGGCATTTGCAAAAAAAGTGGAGGAAGAAGGCATTGTCTTCATCGGCCCCAAGCATTACTCGATGGCCGCCATGGGCGACAAGATTGAATCGAAAAAACTCGCTGGCGCCGCGGGCGTCAATTGCATTCCCGGCGTCAACAGCGCGATTGAAACGGCTGAAAAGGCGGTGGAAATTGCCCAAGGCATTGGCTACCCCGTCATGATCAAAGCCAGCGCGGGCGGCGGCGGCAAAGGCCTGCGCGTCGCCTACAACGACAAGGAAGCGTTTGAGGGCTATACCAGTTGCCGTAACGAAGCCCGCAGCAGCTTTGGCGACGACCGCGTGTTCGTCGAGAAGTTTGTCGAGGAGCCGCGCCACATTGAAATTCAGTTGATCGGCGACAGCTTTGGCAATGTGGTGTATTTGAATGAGCGTGAGTGTTCCCTCCAGCGCCGTCATCAAAAAGTGCTGGAAGAAGCTCCTTCATCATTCATCAGCGAAGCCACCCGCAAGGCGATGGGCGAGCAGGCCGTGGCCTTGGCCAAGGCAGTGAACTACCAAAGCGCCGGCACGGTGGAGTTTGTGGTTGGCAAGGACCAGAGCTTTTACTTTCTGGAGATGAATACCCGCTTGCAGGTCGAGCACCCGGTGACCGAGTGCATCACCGGGCTGGACCTGGTGGAGTTGATGATTCGCGTTGCCGCGGGTGAAAAGCTGCCTTTGGGCCAGGCTGATGTGAAGCGAGATGGCTGGGCGATTGAATGCCGCATCAACGCCGAAGATCCGTTTCGCAACTTTTTGCCATCGACCGGGCGACTGGTGCGCTTTCAGCCGCCCATGGAGACCATGTTTGCCGCCGACACTGACCATTGGTACGGCGTGCGGGTGGACACCGGCGTGCAGGACGGCGGCGAAATTCCGATGTATTACGACTCCATGATCGCCAAGCTGATCGTGCATGGCAAGGACCGCCTTGACGCGATTGCCAAGATGCGCGAAGCGCTCAATGGTTTTGTGATCCGTGGCGTCAGTAGCAGCATCCCGTTTCAGGCCGCACTGCTGGCGCATCCCAAAGTTGTTGCCGGGGACTTCAACACCGGTTTTATTGCTGAAAATTATTCAAAAGGTTTCCGCGCCGAAGATGTCCCGCACGACGACGCCGACCTGCTGATTGCCCTGGCGGCATTTGTTAACCGCATGTACCGCAACCGCGCCACATTCATCAGCGGTCAGATGGAGGGCCATGAGGTGGAGGTGGGTGAAGACTTTGTGGTGGTGACCCTGGGTCAGCAAGGGGCCTCCAGACCGACACCGGTTGTCGTCACGGAATTTGAAGGGAAAACAGGCTGTGGTCTTGTCAGGGTGGGCGCCAGCAGCTACAAAATATGCAGTCATTACCACCTAGGTCAAGTGCGCGTGGAGGGTACTTGCAATGGCGAGCCCTTCACGGCGCAGGTCGAGCGCGGCAGTTTGGCTGGCAAAAATCCGCTGGCGATCCGGGTTTCGCACAACGGCACACAGATTGACACGCTGGTACTCTCCAAGCGTGCCGCCGAGCTCTATGCCCTGATGCCCTACAAGGCGCCGCCCGACATGAGCCGTTATGTGCTGTCCCCGATGCCAGGTTTGCTGGTGGACGTGGCGGTGCAAGCGGGTCAAAAAGTGCTGGCTGGTGAGCGCGTGGCGGTGATCGAGGCCATGAAGATGGAAAACGTGCTCTTTGCGGTGGCCGACGGTGTGGTGGCCAAGGTGCTGGCGGCGAAGGGAGAGAGCCTGACCGTGGATCAGCCGATTGTGGAGTTTGCATGA
- a CDS encoding acyl-CoA carboxylase subunit beta yields the protein MHDILEQLEAKRELARLGGGQKRIDAQHKKGKLTARERLELLLDEGTFEEWDMFVEHRCVDFGMQDQKIPGDGVVTGYGMINGRLVFVFSQDFTVFGGALSEAHAEKICKVMDQAMKVGAPVIGLNDSGGARIQEGVASLGGYADVFQRNVMASGVVPQISMIMGPCAGGAVYSPAMTDFIFMVKDSSYMFVTGPEVVKTVTHEEVTAEELGGAISHTTRSGVADLAFENDVEALLMLRRLYNYLPLNNREKAPVRRSGDPADRMDLSLDSLVPDNANKPYDMKELIVKTVDDGDFFELQPEYAKNILIGFGRMEGQTVGIVANQPLVLAGCLDIKSSIKAARFVRFCDAFNIPVITFVDVPGFMPGTAQEYGGIIKHGAKLLYAFAECTVPKITVITRKAYGGAYDVMSSKHLRGDVNFAWPNAEIAVMGAKGAVEIIFREDKGDPAKLAAKEAEYKARFANPFVAGARGFIDDVILPHETRKRICRSLVMLRDKKIENPWRKHGNIPL from the coding sequence ATGCACGACATCCTTGAACAACTTGAAGCCAAACGCGAGCTTGCGCGCCTGGGTGGTGGCCAAAAGCGCATTGACGCGCAACACAAGAAAGGCAAGCTGACCGCCCGCGAACGCCTGGAATTGCTGCTCGACGAGGGCACGTTTGAAGAGTGGGATATGTTCGTCGAGCACCGGTGTGTTGATTTCGGCATGCAAGACCAGAAGATTCCGGGCGATGGCGTGGTCACCGGCTACGGCATGATCAACGGTCGCCTGGTGTTTGTGTTCAGCCAGGACTTCACGGTGTTTGGTGGTGCCTTGAGTGAGGCGCACGCGGAAAAAATTTGCAAGGTGATGGACCAGGCCATGAAGGTCGGTGCACCCGTGATCGGCCTGAACGACTCGGGCGGCGCCCGTATTCAGGAGGGCGTGGCGTCTCTGGGCGGTTACGCTGATGTGTTCCAGCGCAACGTGATGGCCAGCGGCGTGGTGCCGCAGATCAGCATGATCATGGGCCCCTGTGCCGGGGGGGCGGTGTACTCACCCGCCATGACCGACTTCATCTTCATGGTCAAGGACAGTTCCTACATGTTCGTCACCGGCCCCGAGGTGGTGAAGACCGTCACGCACGAAGAGGTGACGGCCGAAGAGCTGGGCGGCGCCATCAGCCACACCACCCGGAGCGGCGTGGCCGATCTGGCGTTTGAGAACGATGTGGAAGCGTTGTTGATGTTGCGTCGCCTCTACAACTACCTGCCGCTCAACAACCGCGAGAAAGCACCGGTGCGCCGCAGTGGCGACCCGGCCGACCGCATGGACCTGAGCCTGGACTCGCTGGTGCCCGACAACGCCAACAAGCCCTACGACATGAAGGAGCTGATCGTCAAGACGGTGGACGATGGCGACTTTTTTGAGCTGCAGCCCGAGTACGCCAAGAACATCCTGATTGGCTTTGGCCGCATGGAAGGTCAGACCGTGGGCATCGTGGCCAATCAGCCGCTGGTGTTGGCCGGTTGTCTGGACATCAAGAGCTCGATCAAAGCGGCGCGCTTTGTGCGCTTTTGCGATGCCTTCAACATTCCGGTCATCACCTTTGTCGACGTGCCCGGCTTCATGCCCGGCACGGCGCAGGAGTACGGCGGCATCATCAAGCACGGTGCCAAGTTGCTGTACGCCTTTGCCGAGTGCACGGTGCCCAAGATTACCGTCATTACCCGCAAAGCCTACGGTGGCGCTTACGACGTGATGAGCTCCAAGCACCTGCGCGGCGATGTGAACTTTGCCTGGCCCAACGCTGAAATTGCGGTGATGGGCGCCAAGGGCGCGGTGGAAATCATCTTCCGCGAAGACAAGGGCGACCCCGCCAAGCTGGCCGCCAAAGAGGCGGAGTACAAGGCCCGCTTTGCCAACCCTTTTGTGGCGGGCGCGCGCGGCTTCATCGATGATGTCATCCTGCCGCACGAAACGCGCAAGCGAATCTGCCGCTCGCTGGTGATGCTGCGCGACAAAAAGATTGAAAACCCGTGGCGCAAGCACGGCAATATTCCGCTGTAA
- the meaB gene encoding methylmalonyl Co-A mutase-associated GTPase MeaB has protein sequence MPMQTHQPQRNWALTSVSADAVVQATGAQQRRAIAKSITLLESTRADHRVQADELLTALLPHTGKSFRLGISGVPGVGKSTFIEVLGLYLIGQGHRVAVLTIDPSSTVSGGSILGDKTRMEKLSVHEHAYIRPSPSSGTLGGVAEKTREAMLVCEAASYDVVIVETVGVGQSETAVANMTDMFVLMQLPNAGDDLQAIKKGVMELADLVVINKADIDPHAATRAQAQITSSLRLLGLHGNPEHAHHNEAIWHPKVIQISALKGQGVETFWASVQHFKALQTQSGNFAARRQQQSLAWMWERIDAGLKQAFRQHPQVQALLPQLTQAVLEGRMAASTAARNLLSAQINRA, from the coding sequence ATGCCAATGCAGACACATCAACCGCAACGAAACTGGGCACTGACGTCGGTTTCCGCCGACGCTGTCGTTCAGGCCACGGGTGCCCAACAGCGCCGCGCCATCGCCAAGTCCATCACTTTGCTGGAATCGACCCGCGCCGACCATCGGGTGCAGGCTGACGAGCTTTTGACCGCCTTGCTGCCTCACACCGGCAAATCCTTCCGTCTCGGCATCAGCGGCGTGCCGGGCGTTGGCAAATCCACCTTCATCGAGGTGCTGGGCCTGTACCTGATCGGTCAGGGCCACCGCGTGGCGGTGCTCACCATTGACCCGTCTTCCACCGTCTCGGGGGGCTCCATCCTGGGCGACAAGACGCGCATGGAAAAGCTCTCGGTGCATGAGCACGCCTACATCCGCCCCAGCCCCAGCAGCGGCACGCTTGGCGGCGTGGCCGAAAAAACGCGTGAGGCGATGCTGGTGTGTGAGGCCGCGAGTTATGACGTGGTGATTGTCGAAACCGTGGGCGTGGGGCAGTCCGAGACTGCCGTGGCCAACATGACCGACATGTTTGTGCTGATGCAACTGCCCAACGCGGGGGACGATCTGCAGGCGATCAAAAAAGGCGTGATGGAACTGGCCGATCTGGTGGTGATCAACAAGGCTGATATTGACCCCCATGCCGCCACACGGGCGCAAGCGCAGATCACCTCGTCACTGCGCCTGCTGGGCTTGCATGGCAACCCGGAACATGCGCATCACAATGAAGCAATCTGGCATCCGAAAGTGATTCAAATCAGTGCTCTGAAAGGGCAGGGCGTGGAAACCTTCTGGGCTTCGGTGCAGCATTTCAAGGCACTGCAAACACAAAGTGGCAACTTCGCTGCACGCCGCCAGCAGCAATCACTGGCCTGGATGTGGGAGCGTATTGACGCCGGTTTGAAGCAGGCGTTTCGCCAGCACCCGCAAGTGCAGGCGCTGCTGCCCCAGCTGACCCAGGCGGTGCTGGAGGGCCGCATGGCGGCCTCCACTGCAGCACGAAATTTGCTATCTGCCCAGATAAATAGGGCGTAG
- the scpA gene encoding methylmalonyl-CoA mutase, translating to MTQNNPEFQTASLEAWAKAAAKSAPGGHVEALNWHTPDGITVKPLYTAADTQNLPYANTLPGFEPYLRGPQATMYAVRPWTIRQYAGFSTAEESNAFYRKALAAGGQGVSVAFDLATHRGYDSDHPRVTGDVGKAGVAIDSVEDMKVLFDQIPLDKVSVSMTMNGAVLPVLAGYVVAAEEQGVSQDKLSGTIQNDILKEFMVRNTYIYPPAPSMRIIGDIIEYTAKNMPKFNSISISGYHMQEAGANQALELAFTLADGKEYVKTAIAKGMDVDEFAGRLSFFWAIGMNFYLEVAKMRAARLLWCRIMKGFNAKSPKSLMLRTHCQTSGWSLTEQDPYNNVVRTTIEAMAAVFGGTQSLHTNSFDEAIALPTEFSSRIARNTQLIIQEETHIPNVIDPWAGSYMMEKLTQDMADAAWAIIEEVEAMGGMTQAVDSGWAKLKIEAAAAEKQARIDSGKDVIVGVNKYKLKLEDVIESRDIDNVAVRDGQIERLKSIKQKRDPALVNAALTAITFAAETGEGNLLDLVIKAMRLRATVGEVSDAMEKIYGRHRADTQKVTGVYAAAYDSAEGWEALKTEINAFAEAQGRRPRVMISKLGQDGHDRGAKVVATAFADLGFDVDMGPLFQTPEECARQAIENDVHAVGVSTLAAGHKTLVPAIIAELKKQGADDIIVFVGGVIPRQDYEMLYEAGVKGIYGPGTPIPASAKDVLEQIKKAQAK from the coding sequence ATGACCCAAAACAACCCTGAATTTCAGACTGCCAGCCTTGAGGCCTGGGCCAAAGCGGCCGCCAAATCCGCGCCGGGCGGCCATGTGGAGGCACTCAACTGGCACACACCGGACGGCATCACGGTCAAGCCGCTTTACACCGCTGCCGATACCCAAAACCTGCCTTACGCCAACACCTTGCCGGGCTTTGAGCCTTACCTGCGCGGCCCGCAGGCCACCATGTATGCGGTGCGGCCCTGGACGATTCGGCAATACGCCGGTTTCTCCACCGCCGAAGAATCCAACGCGTTTTACCGCAAGGCGCTGGCTGCGGGCGGGCAGGGCGTGAGCGTGGCGTTCGACCTGGCGACCCACCGGGGCTACGACAGCGACCATCCCCGCGTGACAGGGGACGTGGGCAAGGCGGGCGTGGCGATTGATTCGGTCGAAGACATGAAAGTGCTGTTCGACCAGATTCCGCTGGACAAGGTGAGCGTGTCCATGACCATGAACGGTGCCGTGCTGCCGGTGCTGGCAGGTTACGTGGTGGCGGCAGAAGAGCAGGGCGTGAGCCAGGATAAGTTGAGCGGCACCATTCAGAACGACATTCTGAAAGAGTTCATGGTGCGCAACACCTACATCTACCCGCCTGCACCTTCCATGCGCATCATTGGCGACATCATCGAGTACACGGCCAAGAACATGCCGAAGTTCAACTCGATCTCCATTAGCGGCTACCACATGCAGGAAGCCGGGGCCAATCAGGCGCTGGAGCTGGCCTTCACGCTGGCCGACGGCAAGGAGTATGTAAAGACCGCCATTGCCAAGGGCATGGATGTGGACGAGTTCGCCGGGCGGCTCTCTTTCTTCTGGGCCATCGGCATGAACTTCTATCTGGAAGTGGCCAAGATGCGGGCCGCGCGTCTGCTGTGGTGCCGCATCATGAAAGGCTTCAACGCCAAGTCGCCCAAGTCGCTGATGCTGCGCACCCACTGCCAGACCAGTGGCTGGAGCCTGACCGAGCAGGACCCCTACAACAACGTGGTGCGCACCACCATCGAAGCGATGGCGGCCGTGTTTGGCGGCACGCAAAGTCTGCACACCAACAGCTTTGACGAAGCCATTGCGCTGCCCACCGAATTCAGCTCGCGTATTGCCCGCAACACCCAGCTCATCATCCAGGAAGAAACCCATATTCCGAACGTGATCGACCCCTGGGCCGGCAGCTACATGATGGAAAAGCTGACGCAAGACATGGCAGACGCGGCCTGGGCCATCATTGAAGAAGTCGAGGCCATGGGTGGCATGACCCAGGCCGTTGACAGCGGCTGGGCGAAGCTGAAAATTGAAGCCGCTGCGGCCGAAAAGCAGGCCCGCATTGACAGCGGTAAAGACGTGATCGTCGGTGTCAACAAGTACAAGCTCAAGCTAGAGGATGTGATTGAATCGCGCGATATTGACAACGTGGCGGTGCGCGACGGGCAGATCGAGCGTCTCAAAAGTATCAAGCAAAAACGGGACCCAGCCCTCGTGAATGCTGCGTTGACAGCTATTACTTTTGCAGCGGAAACGGGTGAAGGCAATTTGCTGGATCTGGTGATCAAAGCGATGCGCCTGCGCGCTACCGTGGGTGAGGTGAGTGATGCCATGGAAAAAATTTATGGGCGCCACCGCGCCGACACACAAAAGGTGACCGGCGTGTATGCAGCTGCTTATGACTCCGCCGAAGGCTGGGAAGCCCTCAAGACTGAAATCAACGCATTTGCCGAGGCTCAGGGCCGCCGCCCGCGTGTCATGATTTCCAAACTCGGTCAGGACGGCCACGACCGCGGCGCCAAAGTGGTGGCCACGGCGTTTGCTGACTTGGGTTTTGACGTGGACATGGGCCCGCTGTTCCAGACCCCGGAAGAATGCGCCCGCCAGGCGATTGAAAACGACGTGCATGCCGTCGGCGTGAGCACCTTGGCGGCAGGCCACAAAACCCTGGTGCCCGCCATCATTGCCGAACTCAAGAAGCAGGGCGCTGACGACATCATCGTGTTCGTCGGCGGCGTGATTCCGCGCCAGGATTACGAGATGCTGTATGAGGCTGGCGTCAAGGGAATTTATGGCCCCGGCACGCCGATACCGGCCAGCGCGAAAGATGTGCTGGAGCAGATCAAGAAGGCACAGGCCAAGTAG
- a CDS encoding GntR family transcriptional regulator — protein sequence MSALSLSPRALYEEVAELLRQRIFARELAPGSWIDELKIAEAYGISRTPLREALKVLAAEGLVTMKVRRGAYVTEVSERDLSDVYHLLSLLESDGAGVVAATATAPQIEELQALHLELEAAAAPDRQDRELFFEINERFHMRLLEIANNRWRDQMVADLRKVMKLNRHNSLLKSGRIEESLNEHRALMAAIAARDAALSVRRMQEHFKNGLEAAN from the coding sequence ATGTCAGCACTTTCGCTTTCTCCCCGCGCACTCTATGAAGAGGTGGCTGAGCTCCTGCGTCAGCGCATTTTCGCGCGTGAACTGGCGCCCGGGAGCTGGATTGACGAGCTGAAGATTGCCGAAGCCTATGGCATCAGCCGCACGCCGCTGCGTGAAGCGCTCAAAGTGCTGGCGGCCGAAGGCCTGGTCACCATGAAAGTGCGCCGTGGTGCTTATGTGACCGAGGTGTCCGAGCGCGACTTGTCAGATGTGTACCACCTGCTCAGCCTGCTGGAGTCTGATGGTGCTGGCGTGGTGGCAGCAACGGCCACGGCACCCCAGATCGAAGAGCTGCAGGCGCTGCACCTTGAACTGGAAGCAGCTGCCGCCCCGGACCGGCAAGACCGGGAACTCTTTTTTGAGATCAACGAACGCTTTCACATGCGCTTGCTGGAGATTGCCAACAACCGCTGGCGCGACCAGATGGTGGCCGATCTGCGCAAGGTGATGAAGCTCAACCGCCACAACTCGCTGCTGAAATCAGGGCGCATCGAGGAATCATTGAATGAACACCGCGCCCTGATGGCGGCCATTGCGGCCCGGGACGCGGCACTGTCCGTGCGGCGGATGCAGGAACACTTCAAGAACGGGCTGGAAGCCGCCAACTGA